The DNA segment CTGGCTGGACCCGAACAAGACCGCTTCGCGCAACCTGACCGCCACTGACGTGGTCAACGCGATCCGTGAACAGAACCGCCAGGTCGCCGCCGGCCAGTTGGGCGCGCCACCGTCGCCGAATGCCACCAGCTTCCAGATGTCGATCAACACCCAAGGCCGCCTGGTCAGCGAGGAAGAGTTCGAGAACATCGTTATCCGCTCTGGTGCCAACGGTGAAATCACTCGCCTCAAGGATGTGGCGCGCATCGAGCTGGGTTCGAGTCAGTACGCGCTGCGCTCACTGCTCAACAACAAACCTGCTGTCGCCTTGCCGATCATGCAGCGCCCCGGCTCCAACGCCATCGACATTTCCAACCAGGTCCGGGCCCGCATGGCCGAACTGAAGAAGGAATTCCCGCAGGGCATGGACTACGAGATCGTCTATGACCCGACCATCTTCGTCCGCGGCTCCATCGAGGCGGTGATCCACACCCTGTTTGAAGCGCTGATTCTGGTGGTGCTGGTGGTGATCCTGTTCCTGCAGACCTGGCGCGCTTCGATCATCCCGCTGGCGGCCGTGCCGGTGTCGCTGATCGGCACCTTTGCGGTCATGCACATGTTCGGCTTCTCGTTCAACGCCCTGTCGCTGTTCGGCCTGGTGCTGGCGATCGGGATCGTGGTCGACGACGCCATCGTGGTGGTAGAGAACGTCGAACGTAACATCGAGCTGGGCCTGGAACCGGTGGCTGCCACCCACAAAGCCATGGGCGAAGTGACCGGGCCGATCATCGCCACGGCGCTGGTACTGTGCGCGGTGTTCGTGCCGGCGGCGTTCATTTCCGGGCTGACCGGCCAGTTCTACAAACAGTTCGCCCTGACCATCGCGATTTCCACAGTAATCTCGGCATTCAACTCGCTGACCCTGTCGCCGGCCCTGGCGGCGGTACTGCTCAAAGGTCACAACGCACCGAAAGACCGCTTCTCGCGCCTGCTTGATCGTCTGCTGGGCGGCTGGCTGTTCAAGCCGTTCAACCGAGTGTTCGAAAAAGCCAGCCATGGCTACGTGGGCACTGTGGCGCGGGTGATCCGGCGCAGCGGCATTGCCATGGTCGTGTATGCCGGGCTCATGGCCCTGACCTGGCTGGGCTTCTCGACCACCCCGACCGGCTTCGTGCCCAGCCAGGACAAGCAATACCTGGTGGCCTTCGCGCAACTGCCGGACGCAGCGAGCCTGGACCGCACCGAAGAGGTGATCAAACGCATGTCCGATATGGCCCTCAAGCAACCTGGGGTGGCCAATGCCGTGGCCTTCCCCGGCCTGTCGATCAACGGCTTCACCAACAGCCCGAACAGCGGCATCGTATTCGTGACCCTGAAGCCCTTTGATGAACGCAAGGACCCGAGCCAATCGGCCAACGCCATTGCCGGTGCGCTGAACGGCCAGTTTGCCTCGATCCAGGAAGCCTACATGGCGATCTTCCCGCCACCACCGGTGATGGGCCTGGGCACCATTGGCGGCTTCCGCCTGCAGATTCAGGACCGTGGCAACCTCGGCTATGACGAGCTGTACAAAGAAACCCAGAACGTCATCGCCAAGAGTCGCAGCGTGCCGGAACTGGCCGGGCTGTTCACCAGCTACACGGTGAACGTGCCGCAGGTCGATGCCGCCATCGACCGTGAGAAAGCCAAGACCCACGGCGTGGCGATCAGCGATATCTTCGACACCCTGCAGGTTTATCTGGGCTCGCTGTATGCCAACGACTTCAACCGGTTCGGCCGTACCTATCAGGTCAACGTCCAGGCTGAACAGCAGTTCCGTCAGGATGCCGAGCAGATCGGTCAGCTCAAGGTCCGCAATAACCTGGGCGAGATGATCCCGCTGGCGACCTTCGTCAAGGTCAGCGACACCGCAGGTCCCGACCGGGTGATGCACTACAACGGCTTTATCACCGCTGAAATCAACGGCGCGGCCGCCCCCGGCTACAGCTCCGGCCAGGCCGAAGCGGCGATGAACAAGCTGCTGCGCGCAGAACTGCCCAACGGCATGACCTACGAGTGGACCGACCTGACCTATCAGCAGATCCTGGCCGGCAACACCGCGCTGTTCGTGTTCCCGCTGTGCGTGCTGCTGGCGTTCCTGGTACTGGCGGCACAATACGAGAGCTGGAGCCTGCCGCTGGCGGTGATCCTGATCGTACCGATGACCCTGCTGTCGGCGATTGCCGGGGTGATCATTGCAGGGAGTGACAACAACATCTTCACCCAGATCGGCTTGATCGTACTGGTCGGCCTGGCGTGCAAGAACGCAATCCTGATCGTCGAGTTCGCCAAGGACAAACAGGAAGAAGGCCTCAGCCCGCTGGACGCGGTACTGGAAGCCTGCCGCCTGCGGCTGCGGCCGATCCTGATGACCTCCTTCGCGTTCATCATGGGCGTGGTGCCGCTGGTGCTGTCCAGCGGCGCCGGTGCCGAAATGCGTCATGCCATGGGCGTGGCGGTGTTCTCCGGGATGCTCGGGGTGACCTTCTTCGGCCTGTTGCTGACCCCGGTGTTCTACGTGCTGATCCGTAACTTCGTCGAGCGTCGCGAGGCCCGCAAGGCGGCCCGCATCGCCCAACAACCGACTCACTCCGTGGAGGCGCATTGATGAGTGCCCTGAAACTCTTCGCCCCTTCCTTGCTGGTGCTGGCGCTGGCGGCCTGCGCCGTCGGCCCGGACTACAAGGCCCCGACCACAGCTGACGCCAGCGCCCAGGCCGCTGGCGCCCAGGCGGCCTATGACCGCAGCCGCAGCGCCGCCAACTGGTGGCAGCAGTTCGACGATGCGACCCTGAACAAACTGGTCGAGCAGTCTCTGGCCGGCAACCGTGACCTGCGGGTGGCGTTCGCGCGCCTCAAGGCCGCCCGGGCGATCCGCGATGACGTCAGCAACGACGCCATGCCGGTGATCACCAGCCGCGCCAGCAGCCAGATCGGCAAGGGCCAGGTCCCCGGCCAGACCGAAGACCGGGTTAACAGCGAACGCTACGATCTGGGCCTGGACATGGCTTGGGAAGTCGACCTGTTCGGTCGCATCCAGCGCCAACTGCAAGCCAGCGATGCCGACCAGCAGGCGGCCGAAGCCGAGCTGTACCAGTTGCAAGTGACCCTGATCGCTGATGTGGTCGATGCCTATGGCCGCCTGCGCGGTGCCCAGCTGCGTGAAGCCATTGCCCGCGACAACCTGAAAAACCAGCAGGACTCGCGCAACGTCACCACCCAACTGCGTGACGCCGGGGTGGGAAATGAACTGGACGTGGTGCGCGCCGATGCACGCCTGGCCGCAGTCGAGGCCAGCGTGCCGCAACTGCAGGCCGAACAGGTGCGCCAGCGCAACCGCATCGCGACCCTGCTGGGCGAACGCCCCGATGCACTGAGTGTCGATCTGAGCCCGGCCGGGCTGCCAGCGATCAGTAAAACCCTGGCCGTCGGTGATCCGACCCAGGTGTTGCGCCAGCGGCCTGACGTCTGGGCCGCCGAACGGCAACTGGCGGCGTCCACCGCACGCATTGGTGTGGCCACCGCCGACCTGTTCCCACGGGTAAGCCTCAGCGGTTTCCTGGGGTTTACCGCCGGGCGCGGTTCGCAGATCGGTTCTCAGGCGGCCAAAGCCTGGAGCCTGGGCCCGAGCATCACCTGGGCGGCCTTCGACCTGGGCAGCGTCCGTGCCCGGATTCGCGGTGCCGACGCCGACGCCGAAGGCGCGCTGGCCAGCTACGAGCAGCAGGTATTGCTAGCCCTTGAAGAGTCGCAGAATGCGTTCAGCGATTACGACAAACGCCAACAGCGCCTGCTCGCCCTGCTGCGCCAGAGCAACGCGAGCCGCGAGGCGGCCCGTCTGGCCTCGGTGCAATACCGCGAAGGCACGGCGGATTTTCTGGTCCTGCTCGACGCCGAGCGTGAGCGCCTGGCTGCCGAAGACGCCCAGGCTCAAGCGCAGATCGAGTTGTATGAAGGCATCGTCGCCATCTACAAAGCCCTGGGCGGCGGCTGGCAACGGGCCTGATGGCCCGGCTTCTTGTTTTTGCTG comes from the Pseudomonas sp. StFLB209 genome and includes:
- a CDS encoding efflux RND transporter permease subunit, which translates into the protein MNFSTFFISRPIFAAVLSLLILIAGSISLFQLPISEYPEVVPPTVVVRANFPGANPKVIGETVASPLEQAITGVENMLYMSSQATADGKLTLTITFALGTDLDNAQVQVQNRVTRTEPKLPEEVTRIGITVDKASPDLTMVVHLTSPDDRYDMLYLSNYAVLNIKDELARLNGVGDVQLFGMGDYSLRVWLDPNKTASRNLTATDVVNAIREQNRQVAAGQLGAPPSPNATSFQMSINTQGRLVSEEEFENIVIRSGANGEITRLKDVARIELGSSQYALRSLLNNKPAVALPIMQRPGSNAIDISNQVRARMAELKKEFPQGMDYEIVYDPTIFVRGSIEAVIHTLFEALILVVLVVILFLQTWRASIIPLAAVPVSLIGTFAVMHMFGFSFNALSLFGLVLAIGIVVDDAIVVVENVERNIELGLEPVAATHKAMGEVTGPIIATALVLCAVFVPAAFISGLTGQFYKQFALTIAISTVISAFNSLTLSPALAAVLLKGHNAPKDRFSRLLDRLLGGWLFKPFNRVFEKASHGYVGTVARVIRRSGIAMVVYAGLMALTWLGFSTTPTGFVPSQDKQYLVAFAQLPDAASLDRTEEVIKRMSDMALKQPGVANAVAFPGLSINGFTNSPNSGIVFVTLKPFDERKDPSQSANAIAGALNGQFASIQEAYMAIFPPPPVMGLGTIGGFRLQIQDRGNLGYDELYKETQNVIAKSRSVPELAGLFTSYTVNVPQVDAAIDREKAKTHGVAISDIFDTLQVYLGSLYANDFNRFGRTYQVNVQAEQQFRQDAEQIGQLKVRNNLGEMIPLATFVKVSDTAGPDRVMHYNGFITAEINGAAAPGYSSGQAEAAMNKLLRAELPNGMTYEWTDLTYQQILAGNTALFVFPLCVLLAFLVLAAQYESWSLPLAVILIVPMTLLSAIAGVIIAGSDNNIFTQIGLIVLVGLACKNAILIVEFAKDKQEEGLSPLDAVLEACRLRLRPILMTSFAFIMGVVPLVLSSGAGAEMRHAMGVAVFSGMLGVTFFGLLLTPVFYVLIRNFVERREARKAARIAQQPTHSVEAH
- a CDS encoding efflux transporter outer membrane subunit; this encodes MSALKLFAPSLLVLALAACAVGPDYKAPTTADASAQAAGAQAAYDRSRSAANWWQQFDDATLNKLVEQSLAGNRDLRVAFARLKAARAIRDDVSNDAMPVITSRASSQIGKGQVPGQTEDRVNSERYDLGLDMAWEVDLFGRIQRQLQASDADQQAAEAELYQLQVTLIADVVDAYGRLRGAQLREAIARDNLKNQQDSRNVTTQLRDAGVGNELDVVRADARLAAVEASVPQLQAEQVRQRNRIATLLGERPDALSVDLSPAGLPAISKTLAVGDPTQVLRQRPDVWAAERQLAASTARIGVATADLFPRVSLSGFLGFTAGRGSQIGSQAAKAWSLGPSITWAAFDLGSVRARIRGADADAEGALASYEQQVLLALEESQNAFSDYDKRQQRLLALLRQSNASREAARLASVQYREGTADFLVLLDAERERLAAEDAQAQAQIELYEGIVAIYKALGGGWQRA